In Fusobacterium hwasookii, a single window of DNA contains:
- a CDS encoding helix-turn-helix transcriptional regulator — translation MELTERQRKILMMLREKSLLSGDEIAQNLNVTKSALRTDFSILTGLKLITAKQNKGYIYNEYIIKRVRDYMSPQNSINVKTSVYDAIIHLFNFDLGTLIVVENEKLVGIISRKDLLKAALNGKNIEKIPVSMIMTRMPNIVHCFEDDNIMEAIEKLIKHEIDSLPVLRKEKGKLSLVGRFTKTNVTKLFYQELKNKSI, via the coding sequence ATGGAGTTAACTGAACGACAAAGAAAAATTCTTATGATGCTAAGAGAAAAATCATTATTGTCAGGAGATGAAATAGCACAAAATCTTAATGTTACAAAGTCAGCATTGAGAACAGATTTTTCGATTTTGACAGGATTAAAACTAATTACAGCTAAGCAGAATAAAGGATATATCTATAATGAATATATAATAAAAAGGGTTAGAGACTATATGAGTCCACAAAATTCAATTAATGTAAAGACATCAGTTTATGATGCAATTATACATTTATTTAATTTTGATTTAGGAACTTTAATTGTAGTTGAAAATGAAAAGTTAGTTGGAATTATTTCAAGAAAAGATTTATTAAAAGCCGCTTTAAATGGTAAAAATATAGAAAAAATACCAGTTAGTATGATAATGACAAGAATGCCAAATATTGTACATTGTTTTGAAGATGATAATATAATGGAAGCAATAGAAAAATTGATAAAACATGAGATAGATTCATTACCTGTTCTTAGAAAAGAAAAGGGTAAGCTATCATTGGTTGGAAGATTTACAAAAACAAATGTAACAAAGTTATTTTATCAAGAACTTAAAAATAAAAGTATCTAG
- a CDS encoding DUF4132 domain-containing protein → MLNFYGNKFTSKVNSFISKIKAEVKTLDRDNQRFIEDIFTKRNYHGYGEILQDNLINKFSRRENVKFEDIFPESIHTAMKILIGEENFKNFIEIGNKITKSPFSIGYTRRMVRSVNYRNHIDKLFSVLSTFVGYNFFNVTAKDILTKNYNFEGFEGWDLQNLVSSLENKYIIANEIDNGNQEVIDFINEALTSGSSKNINYETLSAVFVSENKALVEMAGKLLLAAQRQEGLRQQICETMDGGTQENFDYMFKIIYDNDLIRFSSVKRALGVWTGLLGENYNNPETVGKKELEIINKLIDNPKYTDELLKSDDNVEVYLALWYKAAQDIKIAIESMEELLKITKIHTKLLASYNLDIFQDKTYQRKIAKDIIKEYSKKDDNDFLKIVACYFQYLGYNYYGQNPSKTAKGLFDTTDEANEFFEIFKKVLILIDGKDKAFEPIIFPWVNRYISRHNIAAILFTIAASYPELNLKNEIIPYFKAIDPYSRGAYLKLLFNKPENEDEELLIVKMLGESSVTDTSNKLIRNNNLTTKYTKEIEDTLRLKTADVRRNAINLILSLGTPQILKSAENLVQAKNENKRLAGLDILTKIKDKQDFAKEKIEKIVATIKEPTDPEKILIDGLVGKVETTETSDLYDKTYKFELPYEVKEVKKLSKNVKKNKDGVYILEKSIDAKNIFTKTEDELFELVKKFNALIVNNGTHEYTNGYTGEKTLLRNEFLPIVKRANYYYSVDEHLDEYPLADTWREFYKNEIKDFPTLYQLYLLTQSHLRIENFNNVINKILHTTPGIILKKIIHHFKTFSNNEIMEKIVYLLYKEYKEENKEYLFETSKAFFIELLKENPTNLVYKRNKNENYQSIFDLEYSIPTVVFKNLSEYWDERTFTENLILKLNFEKKVSSYKTRENFYSLIDIANAVELGLVEKDLLIKSIFSENIDNMSTNFRNLYNFLGIKNPHHYYYYDYEEVEKTKNSWNYDNAVKVLKKYGLEVVNYVVDNELKRGDSKTKYSKLITSINRIEGIDYLIKILQALGNEKLLRSDYWYGDNTSKKEVLSYLLKVCFPSEKDDLKTFKEKIKKTNISEERLVEVAMYSSQWIELIDKFLKWKGFTSGCYYFQAHMSDVSKDKEGIIAKYSPISIEDFQAGAFDIDWFKDAYKQLGKEHFDILYESAKYITDGTKHSRARKFADAVLGNMKVKDVEKEISAKRNKDLVASYSLIPLAKNKIKDALSRYKFLQNFLKESKQFGAQRRASEAKAFEISLENLSRNMGYSDVTRLTWAMESEMMAEMKKYFEPKKIQDYSVYIEIDELGQSSIKYEKDGKVLKSLPTKIKTEKYIEEIKEVHKTLKEQYSRSRKMLEQSMEDGVKFYAYEIQTLSVNPVVAPLIRDLVFKVDDSLGYYEDNKLIGFDKKGKKVALIDDIDKDVLLTIAHPFDLFNSKQWPLYQQDILEREVKQVFKQVFRELYIKTKDELKMDKSRRYAGHQIQPAKSIALLKTRRWVVDDYEGLQKVYYKENIIAKMYAMTDWYSPAEVEAPTIEDIVFYDRKTFELMTIEDVPDLIFSEVMRDIDLVVSVAHVGDVDPEASQSTIEMRRAIVEFNAKLFKLKNVTFTETHALIKATRAEYSIHLGSGVIHQKAGATIEVLPVHSQHRGRIFLPFIDEDPKTAEIMAKVLLFAQDEKIKDIFILEQII, encoded by the coding sequence ATGTTAAATTTTTATGGAAATAAATTTACTTCAAAAGTTAATAGCTTTATAAGTAAAATTAAAGCAGAAGTTAAAACTTTAGATAGAGATAACCAAAGATTTATTGAAGATATCTTTACTAAAAGAAATTATCATGGTTATGGAGAAATTTTACAAGATAATTTAATTAATAAATTTTCAAGAAGGGAAAATGTTAAATTTGAAGATATTTTTCCAGAAAGTATTCACACAGCAATGAAAATACTTATTGGAGAAGAAAATTTTAAAAATTTTATAGAAATTGGAAATAAAATTACAAAGTCTCCTTTTTCGATAGGATACACAAGAAGAATGGTTAGAAGTGTAAACTATCGTAACCATATAGACAAATTATTTTCTGTTCTTAGTACTTTTGTAGGATACAATTTTTTTAATGTCACAGCAAAAGATATCTTAACTAAGAATTATAATTTTGAGGGATTTGAGGGTTGGGATTTACAAAATCTAGTTTCTTCATTAGAAAATAAATATATTATTGCTAATGAGATTGACAATGGAAATCAAGAAGTTATAGATTTCATTAATGAAGCTTTAACAAGTGGTTCTTCTAAAAATATAAACTATGAAACTTTGTCAGCAGTCTTTGTCTCTGAAAATAAAGCTCTAGTGGAAATGGCAGGTAAATTACTTCTTGCAGCACAAAGGCAGGAAGGACTTCGTCAACAAATATGTGAAACTATGGACGGAGGAACACAAGAAAATTTTGACTATATGTTTAAAATTATTTATGATAATGATTTAATTCGTTTCTCTTCTGTTAAAAGAGCTTTAGGAGTTTGGACAGGTTTACTTGGCGAAAACTATAATAATCCTGAAACAGTAGGTAAAAAAGAATTAGAAATTATTAATAAACTAATTGATAATCCTAAATATACAGATGAACTTTTAAAAAGTGATGACAATGTTGAAGTTTATCTTGCACTTTGGTATAAAGCGGCCCAAGATATAAAAATTGCTATTGAAAGCATGGAAGAACTTTTGAAAATAACTAAAATACATACAAAATTATTAGCTTCATACAATTTAGATATTTTTCAAGATAAAACTTATCAAAGAAAGATTGCTAAAGATATTATTAAAGAATATTCCAAAAAAGATGATAATGATTTCTTAAAAATAGTTGCTTGTTATTTTCAGTATTTAGGCTATAACTACTATGGTCAAAATCCTTCAAAAACCGCTAAAGGTCTTTTTGATACAACAGATGAGGCAAATGAATTTTTTGAAATATTTAAAAAAGTTTTAATATTAATAGATGGTAAAGATAAAGCCTTTGAACCTATTATTTTTCCTTGGGTAAATAGATACATTTCTAGACATAATATTGCAGCCATCCTATTTACAATAGCTGCTTCATATCCTGAATTAAATTTAAAAAATGAAATAATTCCTTATTTCAAAGCTATTGATCCTTATTCTCGTGGTGCTTATCTAAAATTATTATTTAATAAACCTGAAAATGAAGATGAAGAATTACTTATTGTCAAAATGTTAGGTGAATCTAGTGTTACAGATACTTCAAATAAACTAATAAGAAATAATAATTTAACTACTAAATATACTAAAGAAATTGAAGATACACTTAGATTAAAAACTGCTGATGTTAGAAGAAATGCAATTAATTTGATTTTAAGTCTTGGAACTCCTCAAATATTGAAATCAGCTGAAAATTTAGTTCAAGCTAAGAATGAAAATAAAAGATTGGCTGGTCTAGATATTTTAACAAAAATAAAAGATAAGCAAGATTTTGCAAAAGAAAAAATTGAAAAAATTGTTGCTACTATAAAAGAGCCAACAGATCCTGAAAAAATTCTTATTGATGGTTTAGTAGGGAAAGTTGAAACTACTGAAACTTCCGACTTATATGATAAAACATATAAATTTGAACTTCCTTATGAAGTAAAAGAAGTTAAAAAGCTTTCTAAAAATGTTAAGAAAAATAAAGATGGAGTGTATATTCTTGAAAAGAGTATAGATGCAAAAAATATTTTCACTAAAACTGAAGATGAACTTTTTGAATTAGTTAAAAAATTTAATGCTTTAATTGTTAATAATGGTACTCATGAATATACTAATGGATATACTGGTGAAAAAACTTTACTAAGAAATGAGTTTCTTCCTATAGTAAAAAGAGCAAATTATTATTATAGTGTAGATGAGCACTTAGATGAATATCCTTTAGCAGATACTTGGAGAGAATTCTATAAAAATGAAATAAAAGATTTCCCTACACTTTATCAATTGTATCTTCTTACTCAATCTCATTTAAGGATTGAAAATTTTAATAATGTTATTAATAAAATTTTACATACTACTCCAGGAATTATTCTTAAGAAGATAATTCATCATTTTAAAACTTTTTCTAATAATGAGATAATGGAAAAAATAGTATATTTACTATATAAAGAGTATAAAGAAGAAAATAAAGAATATCTATTTGAAACTTCAAAGGCTTTCTTTATTGAACTTCTAAAAGAAAATCCAACAAATTTAGTCTACAAAAGAAATAAAAATGAAAATTATCAAAGTATTTTTGATTTAGAATATAGTATTCCTACAGTTGTTTTTAAAAATTTATCTGAATACTGGGATGAGAGAACATTTACAGAAAATTTAATTTTAAAATTAAACTTTGAAAAGAAAGTATCTTCTTATAAAACTAGAGAAAATTTCTATTCTCTGATTGATATAGCAAATGCTGTTGAGCTTGGTCTAGTAGAAAAAGATTTACTTATAAAGAGTATTTTTTCTGAAAATATAGATAATATGAGTACTAATTTTAGAAATCTATACAATTTTTTAGGAATTAAAAATCCTCATCATTACTATTATTATGATTATGAAGAAGTTGAGAAAACTAAGAATTCTTGGAACTATGATAATGCAGTAAAAGTTTTAAAAAAATATGGGCTAGAAGTTGTTAACTATGTAGTTGACAATGAATTAAAAAGAGGAGATAGTAAAACTAAATATTCTAAACTAATTACTTCTATCAACAGAATAGAGGGAATAGACTATTTAATTAAAATTTTACAAGCACTTGGAAATGAAAAGTTACTTAGAAGTGACTATTGGTATGGAGATAATACAAGTAAAAAAGAAGTTCTTAGCTACCTATTAAAAGTATGTTTCCCAAGTGAAAAAGATGACTTAAAAACTTTTAAAGAAAAAATTAAAAAGACTAATATCTCAGAAGAAAGATTAGTTGAGGTGGCTATGTATTCATCTCAATGGATAGAACTTATAGATAAATTCTTAAAATGGAAAGGCTTCACAAGTGGTTGTTACTATTTCCAAGCACATATGAGTGATGTATCAAAAGATAAGGAAGGAATAATTGCAAAATATTCTCCTATTTCTATTGAAGATTTTCAAGCAGGAGCCTTTGATATTGACTGGTTTAAAGATGCCTACAAACAATTAGGTAAAGAACACTTTGATATTCTGTATGAAAGTGCAAAATATATAACTGATGGTACTAAACATTCTCGTGCTAGAAAGTTTGCTGATGCAGTTTTAGGAAATATGAAGGTTAAAGATGTTGAAAAAGAAATTTCTGCTAAGAGAAATAAAGACTTAGTCGCAAGTTATTCTTTAATACCACTAGCAAAGAATAAAATTAAAGATGCACTTAGTCGTTATAAATTTTTACAAAATTTCTTAAAAGAAAGTAAACAATTTGGTGCACAAAGAAGAGCTAGTGAAGCTAAGGCATTTGAAATATCTTTAGAAAATCTATCTCGTAATATGGGATATTCAGATGTTACTCGTCTAACTTGGGCTATGGAAAGTGAAATGATGGCTGAAATGAAAAAATATTTTGAGCCTAAGAAAATTCAAGATTATTCAGTATATATAGAAATAGATGAATTAGGTCAAAGTTCTATAAAATATGAAAAAGATGGAAAAGTTTTAAAATCTCTACCTACTAAAATAAAAACTGAAAAATATATTGAAGAAATTAAAGAAGTTCATAAAACTTTAAAAGAGCAATATAGCCGTTCAAGAAAGATGTTAGAGCAATCTATGGAAGATGGAGTTAAATTCTATGCTTATGAAATTCAAACTCTATCAGTCAATCCTGTTGTTGCTCCATTAATCAGAGATTTAGTATTTAAAGTAGATGACAGCTTAGGATATTATGAAGATAATAAACTTATTGGTTTTGATAAGAAAGGTAAAAAAGTAGCTTTAATTGATGATATTGATAAAGATGTTTTATTGACAATAGCTCATCCATTTGATTTATTCAATAGTAAACAATGGCCTTTATATCAACAAGATATTTTAGAAAGAGAAGTAAAACAAGTATTTAAACAAGTTTTCCGTGAATTATATATCAAAACTAAAGATGAACTTAAAATGGATAAGTCAAGAAGATATGCTGGACATCAAATTCAACCTGCTAAATCTATTGCTTTACTTAAAACTAGAAGATGGGTTGTTGATGATTATGAAGGACTACAAAAGGTTTACTATAAAGAAAATATCATAGCTAAGATGTATGCTATGACAGATTGGTACTCACCTGCTGAAGTTGAAGCACCTACTATTGAAGATATAGTTTTCTATGATAGAAAAACTTTTGAACTGATGACAATAGAAGATGTTCCTGATTTGATTTTCTCAGAAGTTATGAGAGATATTGATTTAGTTGTAAGTGTGGCACATGTAGGAGATGTCGATCCTGAAGCAAGTCAATCAACTATTGAAATGCGTAGAGCAATTGTTGAATTCAATGCTAAGCTATTTAAGTTGAAAAATGTTACATTTACTGAAACTCATGCTCTAATTAAAGCAACAAGAGCGGAATACTCAATCCATTTAGGAAGTGGAGTAATTCATCAAAAAGCTGGTGCAACTATAGAAGTATTACCTGTTCATTCTCAACATAGAGGAAGAATCTTCTTACCATTTATAGATGAAGATCCTAAGACAGCTGAAATAATGGCTAAGGTACTTCTATTTGCACAAGATGAGAAGATTAAAGATATATTTATTCTAGAACAAATTATTTAA